In one Trueperaceae bacterium genomic region, the following are encoded:
- the mnmE gene encoding tRNA uridine-5-carboxymethylaminomethyl(34) synthesis GTPase MnmE, translated as MALPPSGDTIAAIATAAGEGAIGIVRVAGPDAFDVADAVFRPRRGRPPSARPAGRIVTGRVTRDGAVLDDAVLLPFRAPHSYTGQDAVELQTHGGPAVLRAVLDACLAAGARPAGPGEFTLRAYLAGKLDLVQAESVLAVVEARSERARRSAADGLTERLSQELLHLEAALTAAYGDVTAVLDYPEEGVELRDPRPRIMGVRERIAALLATADAAALARRGARLAIVGRPNAGKSSLLNALLGFDRSIVSDVPGTTRDYLEAPLELRGVPVTAIDTAGVRESPDAIESVGVERALDLAENADLVLGLWDASRPLEAEDRALWDRLPQGRTLAVASKGDLPPAWDPAAPGGGLPAALPVSATTGDGMEALVDAVAEALVGSATGEEVWVTSDRHVDVLRRVDAALARALEAPDDLMAMDVQDALVDLASLTGRGDVAEATLEHVFANFCVGK; from the coding sequence ATGGCGTTACCCCCCTCCGGCGACACGATCGCGGCGATCGCCACCGCGGCCGGCGAGGGCGCGATCGGGATCGTCCGCGTCGCGGGCCCCGACGCGTTCGACGTCGCCGACGCGGTCTTCCGCCCGCGCCGCGGTCGCCCCCCGAGCGCCCGGCCCGCCGGCCGCATCGTGACCGGCCGCGTCACGCGCGACGGCGCGGTGCTCGACGACGCGGTGTTGCTGCCGTTCCGCGCCCCCCACAGCTACACGGGGCAGGACGCCGTGGAGCTGCAGACGCACGGCGGGCCGGCGGTGCTCCGAGCGGTCCTCGACGCGTGCCTCGCCGCCGGCGCCCGACCGGCCGGACCGGGCGAATTCACGCTCCGCGCGTACCTCGCCGGCAAGCTCGACCTCGTGCAGGCGGAAAGCGTCCTCGCGGTCGTGGAGGCCCGCAGCGAGCGGGCGCGACGCAGCGCCGCCGACGGCCTCACGGAACGCCTGTCGCAGGAGCTGCTCCACCTCGAGGCTGCCCTCACGGCGGCGTACGGCGACGTCACGGCGGTCCTCGATTACCCCGAGGAGGGGGTCGAGCTCCGCGACCCGCGCCCGCGCATCATGGGGGTCCGCGAGCGCATCGCGGCGTTGCTCGCCACCGCCGACGCTGCCGCCCTCGCGCGCCGCGGCGCGCGGCTCGCGATCGTTGGGCGCCCGAACGCCGGCAAATCGAGCCTCCTGAACGCCCTCCTGGGGTTCGACCGTTCGATCGTGTCCGACGTGCCCGGCACCACCCGCGACTACCTGGAGGCGCCCCTCGAGCTGCGCGGCGTCCCGGTGACCGCCATCGATACCGCCGGGGTGCGCGAGAGCCCCGACGCGATCGAGTCGGTCGGCGTCGAGCGTGCGCTCGACCTCGCCGAGAACGCCGACCTGGTGCTGGGCTTGTGGGACGCGAGCCGCCCGCTGGAGGCGGAGGACCGCGCGCTGTGGGACCGCCTCCCGCAGGGGCGGACGCTCGCGGTCGCCTCGAAGGGGGATCTGCCCCCCGCATGGGACCCCGCCGCGCCCGGCGGCGGCCTCCCCGCCGCCCTCCCCGTCAGCGCGACCACGGGCGACGGCATGGAGGCGTTGGTGGACGCCGTGGCGGAGGCGCTGGTGGGGAGCGCCACCGGCGAGGAGGTGTGGGTGACGAGCGACCGACACGTCGACGTCCTCCGCCGCGTCGACGCGGCCCTCGCCCGGGCCCTGGAGGCCCCCGACGACCTGATGGCGATGGACGTCCAGGACGCGCTGGTGGACCTGGCGTCGTTGACGGGACGCGGCGACGTCGCCGAAGCGACGCTCGAGCACGTGTTCGCGAACTTCTGCGTCGGGAAGTGA
- a CDS encoding phosphatase PAP2 family protein yields the protein MTGIELLQRVATPWLDRVAMIGTHVGSEAFFVAALSVTYLAIDAGAGRRLALAVVVSQWTNQALKGVVDAPRPFELDPSLLRLPGAAETAPHASFPSGHAQVSATFWTFAAWHVRRRRFGLLAVAGVVGVAWTRPYLGVHTVPDVLAGVGIGVAIAAGAVGLVALGVRLPSVAEGALGVGVPLAGVLLVPTPDAARLAGAFAGVATAPLLRRHAPRGGPLRRAATAAAGLGAAAAVLAAGSAAARPLVAGGVPPAAVEAGVTLAAVYGAWVAAPWTADALLGGGLR from the coding sequence ATGACCGGCATCGAGTTGCTGCAACGCGTCGCCACGCCGTGGCTGGACCGCGTCGCGATGATCGGGACGCACGTCGGGTCGGAGGCGTTCTTCGTCGCCGCGTTGAGCGTGACGTACCTGGCGATCGACGCGGGGGCGGGGCGCCGTCTGGCGCTGGCGGTGGTCGTGAGCCAGTGGACGAACCAGGCGCTCAAGGGGGTGGTGGACGCCCCCCGCCCGTTCGAGCTGGACCCGTCGCTCCTGCGGCTGCCCGGCGCGGCGGAGACCGCTCCGCACGCGTCGTTCCCCAGCGGGCACGCGCAGGTGAGCGCCACCTTCTGGACGTTCGCGGCGTGGCACGTCCGCCGTCGCCGCTTCGGACTGCTCGCCGTCGCGGGGGTCGTGGGCGTCGCCTGGACGCGGCCCTACCTGGGCGTGCACACGGTCCCCGACGTCCTGGCGGGGGTCGGGATCGGCGTCGCGATCGCCGCCGGGGCGGTCGGTCTGGTGGCGCTCGGCGTCCGCCTCCCAAGCGTCGCGGAGGGGGCCTTGGGCGTCGGCGTGCCGCTCGCCGGTGTCCTGCTGGTGCCGACGCCCGATGCGGCGCGGTTGGCGGGCGCCTTCGCCGGGGTCGCGACCGCGCCGTTGCTGCGTCGGCACGCGCCGCGCGGGGGTCCGCTGCGGCGGGCGGCGACCGCCGCCGCCGGGTTGGGCGCCGCGGCCGCCGTCCTGGCCGCCGGGAGCGCGGCCGCACGCCCCCTCGTCGCGGGCGGGGTCCCGCCCGCCGCGGTCGAGGCCGGGGTGACCCTCGCCGCGGTGTACGGCGCGTGGGTCGCCGCGCCGTGGACCGCCGACGCGCTGCTCGGGGGCGGCCTCCGGTGA
- the truA gene encoding tRNA pseudouridine(38-40) synthase TruA, with product MSVAPDGRRVALTVEFDGTDFRGWQSQPTGERTVQDTLEAALARLPGPHGRVHAAGRTDAGVHALAMTAHVDTRSALPPEKLRLALDAHLPRDVAVLAVEDVPTSFEAQFGATYRRYLYRMRVVRDAPRGVALDRARVLMVHVPLDVAAMQRAAPAFLGTRDFSSLATQETRSRVRTLLLCELRERDGDLELHVAADGFLRGMVRAIAGTLLRVGTGRLAPEAIPAILEAKDRRRAGQAVAPYALYFVEAGYAPWDGARSDARLARLRGRPG from the coding sequence GTGAGCGTCGCGCCGGACGGGCGCCGCGTCGCCCTCACGGTGGAGTTCGACGGGACCGACTTCCGCGGGTGGCAGTCGCAACCCACGGGGGAGCGGACGGTGCAGGACACCCTCGAGGCGGCCCTGGCGCGCCTCCCGGGCCCGCACGGGCGGGTGCACGCGGCCGGGCGGACCGACGCCGGCGTGCACGCGTTGGCGATGACGGCGCACGTCGACACCCGCAGCGCCCTCCCGCCGGAGAAGTTGCGGTTGGCGCTCGACGCGCACCTCCCTCGCGACGTGGCGGTCCTGGCGGTCGAGGACGTGCCGACGTCGTTCGAGGCGCAGTTCGGGGCGACGTACCGGCGGTACCTGTACCGCATGCGGGTCGTGCGCGACGCGCCGCGTGGGGTGGCGCTCGACCGCGCCCGGGTGTTGATGGTGCACGTGCCGCTGGACGTCGCCGCGATGCAGCGGGCGGCGCCTGCGTTCCTGGGGACGCGCGACTTCTCCAGCCTCGCGACGCAGGAGACCCGCTCGCGGGTTCGGACGCTGCTGCTGTGCGAGCTTCGCGAGCGCGACGGGGACCTCGAGCTGCACGTCGCGGCCGACGGGTTCCTGCGCGGCATGGTCCGTGCGATTGCGGGGACGTTGCTGCGCGTGGGCACCGGCCGGCTCGCGCCGGAGGCGATCCCCGCGATCCTCGAGGCGAAGGATCGGCGGCGCGCCGGCCAGGCGGTCGCGCCGTACGCGCTGTACTTCGTCGAGGCCGGCTACGCCCCCTGGGATGGGGCGCGCAGCGACGCGCGGTTGGCGCGCCTCCGGGGGCGGCCGGGGTAG
- the moaC gene encoding cyclic pyranopterin monophosphate synthase MoaC yields the protein MAGPHFRDGHPWMVDVGAKAPSARVAVAEATVRLPADAVHALDAPNAKGDPVAVAELAGIHGSKRTADLIPLCHPLPLDRCEVVATREGDVVRFTATAATHARTGVEMEAMTAASVAALTLYDMLKSVSKGIAIEAVRLLSKEGGKSGAWSASDRST from the coding sequence ATGGCAGGCCCCCACTTTCGCGACGGGCACCCGTGGATGGTGGACGTCGGCGCGAAGGCCCCCAGCGCCCGCGTCGCCGTCGCCGAAGCCACCGTCCGCCTCCCCGCCGACGCCGTGCACGCCCTCGACGCTCCGAATGCGAAGGGCGACCCGGTCGCGGTCGCCGAGCTCGCCGGCATCCACGGATCGAAACGCACCGCCGACCTGATCCCGCTGTGTCACCCGCTGCCGCTCGACCGCTGCGAGGTCGTCGCGACCCGCGAAGGGGACGTCGTCCGCTTCACCGCGACCGCGGCGACGCACGCCCGGACGGGCGTCGAAATGGAGGCGATGACGGCGGCGAGCGTCGCGGCGTTGACGCTGTACGACATGCTCAAGAGCGTGTCCAAAGGCATCGCGATCGAGGCGGTGCGGTTGCTGTCGAAGGAGGGGGGAAAGAGCGGGGCATGGTCCGCGTCCGACCGCTCGACGTAA
- a CDS encoding DUF1999 family protein produces the protein MVRVRPLDVSDGDALGAFADAAPGRGAVAFYARTGHAFVAEDDAGIAGFALAAAVWDGERPTVRLARLALRAHAEADEADAVRAALLEAVTKSAYDAAVYDLVAEIPEGDAATAAWLVAADWTVRPVTTFVRILGSRGGGDRGA, from the coding sequence ATGGTCCGCGTCCGACCGCTCGACGTAAGCGACGGCGACGCCCTCGGCGCGTTCGCGGACGCGGCGCCCGGCCGGGGCGCGGTCGCGTTCTACGCCCGGACCGGGCACGCCTTCGTCGCCGAGGACGACGCCGGGATCGCCGGGTTCGCCCTCGCGGCGGCGGTCTGGGACGGGGAGCGCCCCACGGTGCGCCTCGCCCGCCTCGCGCTTCGTGCGCACGCCGAGGCGGACGAGGCGGACGCGGTCCGCGCCGCGTTGCTGGAGGCGGTCACGAAGAGCGCCTACGACGCGGCGGTGTACGACCTGGTCGCGGAGATCCCCGAGGGCGACGCCGCGACCGCGGCGTGGTTGGTGGCGGCGGACTGGACGGTCCGTCCGGTGACGACGTTCGTGCGGATCCTGGGGTCGCGCGGTGGGGGGGACCGCGGCGCGTGA
- a CDS encoding DUF503 domain-containing protein, with protein sequence MSDGGLPVTWVGVATFDVHTPDARSKKDKRGVVTPLVERLRRRYPVSVARLAGVDRLDRETIGLVVINADAAQCRSVLETATAYAATFGARVDAVRIDVERWD encoded by the coding sequence GTGAGCGACGGGGGACTCCCCGTCACGTGGGTGGGGGTCGCGACGTTCGACGTGCACACCCCGGACGCGCGCAGCAAGAAGGACAAGCGGGGGGTCGTCACGCCGCTCGTCGAGCGGTTGCGGCGCCGCTACCCCGTGTCGGTGGCGCGCCTCGCGGGCGTCGATCGGCTCGACCGGGAGACGATCGGTCTGGTGGTGATCAACGCCGACGCCGCGCAGTGCCGCAGCGTGCTCGAGACGGCGACGGCGTACGCCGCGACGTTCGGTGCGCGCGTCGATGCGGTCCGCATCGACGTCGAGCGTTGGGATTGA
- a CDS encoding Asp23/Gls24 family envelope stress response protein, which yields MTATPSPDPSGTDSTDPTPLETAAPVDATHVSDDALATLIGLAAHEVPGVVGMAPAGFGDGIRRILGVRQADEGVEIDREHEDDAPDVVLHVVVAYGVNIPVVAESVEERVRYASEHYGGVEVADVTVRVAGVSRD from the coding sequence GTGACGGCAACCCCTTCGCCCGACCCGTCGGGCACGGATTCGACCGACCCCACCCCGCTCGAGACCGCTGCGCCGGTCGATGCGACGCACGTCTCCGACGATGCGCTCGCGACCCTGATCGGCCTTGCGGCGCACGAGGTGCCCGGCGTCGTCGGGATGGCGCCCGCCGGCTTCGGGGACGGCATCCGCCGCATCCTCGGCGTCCGCCAGGCGGACGAGGGCGTCGAAATCGATCGCGAGCACGAGGACGACGCCCCCGACGTCGTCCTTCACGTCGTCGTCGCCTACGGCGTGAACATCCCGGTGGTCGCCGAATCGGTCGAGGAGCGCGTGCGTTACGCCTCCGAGCACTACGGAGGCGTCGAGGTCGCCGACGTCACGGTCCGGGTGGCGGGGGTGTCGCGTGATTGA
- a CDS encoding DAK2 domain-containing protein, with amino-acid sequence MIDAAQREPVTATSLASAFAFATDWLGVHVDEVNALNVYPVPDGDTGTNMHLTMQSVRRQVADEDPQDMDRLAHALAYGSLLGARGNSGVILSQILKGFADGIKGADALDETTLVKALERATDAAYAAVMKPVEGTILSVCKALGERAAQVEGGEGPVALLEVAHAAGETALERTPDQLPLLKQAGVVDAGGLGLLRIVEGLIAHFERRDLPPPPKVERRAQEQFEEEAFGYCTEFLLSDVDVPTKVIQELVAPYGDSLLVVGAEGFVKGHIHTEEPERLLAEVGRYGHMVRSKVDDMSEQHSEILAGVEMTEAEAPALAMVAVSDGYGVTNAFRSLGARVVGGGQTNNPSVQDIADAVRSVGAETVLVMPNNKNIVMAAERVDELVPDRDVRVLPTRTLGQGLAAAVAFQEDGDVDGVVEGMMAAAEASRTLEVTLASRDATLDGVAVTEGQFIGLRDGTLVVAADAAEDVLARMLEGEDEAEVGTLFHAASVEVSVAQATAERLEAAVEDLEIEVHPGAPDLYPYLLVLE; translated from the coding sequence GTGATTGACGCCGCCCAACGCGAACCGGTGACCGCGACGTCGCTCGCGTCGGCCTTCGCCTTCGCGACCGACTGGTTGGGCGTTCACGTCGACGAAGTGAACGCCCTGAACGTCTACCCGGTGCCGGACGGCGACACCGGCACGAACATGCACCTCACCATGCAGAGCGTCCGCCGGCAGGTCGCCGACGAGGACCCGCAGGACATGGATCGCCTCGCGCACGCGCTCGCGTACGGTTCGCTGCTCGGCGCGCGCGGTAACTCCGGCGTGATCCTCTCGCAGATCCTGAAGGGCTTCGCCGACGGCATCAAGGGGGCCGACGCGCTGGACGAAACGACCCTCGTCAAGGCGCTGGAGCGCGCGACCGACGCGGCGTACGCCGCGGTCATGAAGCCGGTCGAGGGCACCATCCTCTCGGTGTGCAAGGCGCTCGGCGAGCGTGCGGCGCAGGTGGAGGGGGGCGAGGGCCCCGTCGCGCTGCTCGAGGTGGCGCACGCCGCGGGCGAAACCGCGCTCGAGCGGACGCCGGACCAACTGCCGCTGCTCAAGCAGGCCGGCGTCGTCGACGCCGGCGGGTTGGGCCTGCTCCGGATCGTGGAGGGGCTCATCGCGCACTTCGAACGGCGCGACCTGCCGCCCCCCCCGAAGGTCGAGCGGCGGGCGCAGGAACAGTTCGAGGAGGAGGCGTTCGGGTACTGCACCGAATTCCTGCTCTCCGACGTGGACGTCCCCACGAAGGTCATCCAGGAGCTCGTCGCGCCGTACGGCGACTCGTTGTTGGTGGTCGGTGCCGAGGGGTTCGTCAAGGGCCACATCCACACCGAGGAACCCGAGCGGCTCCTCGCCGAGGTCGGCCGGTACGGCCACATGGTGCGCTCGAAGGTCGACGACATGAGCGAGCAGCACAGCGAAATCCTGGCCGGCGTCGAGATGACCGAGGCGGAGGCGCCCGCCCTCGCGATGGTCGCGGTCAGCGACGGGTACGGCGTCACGAACGCCTTCCGTTCGCTCGGGGCGCGCGTGGTCGGTGGGGGGCAGACGAACAACCCGTCGGTGCAGGACATCGCCGACGCCGTCCGTTCGGTCGGCGCGGAGACGGTGTTGGTGATGCCGAACAACAAGAACATCGTGATGGCCGCCGAGCGCGTCGACGAGTTGGTGCCCGACCGCGACGTGCGGGTGCTGCCCACCCGGACGTTGGGGCAGGGCCTCGCGGCCGCCGTGGCGTTCCAGGAGGACGGCGACGTCGACGGCGTCGTCGAGGGGATGATGGCGGCGGCGGAGGCGTCCCGCACGCTGGAGGTGACCCTCGCGAGTCGCGACGCGACCCTCGACGGCGTCGCCGTCACCGAGGGGCAGTTCATCGGGCTTCGCGACGGGACGCTGGTCGTGGCCGCGGACGCCGCGGAGGACGTGCTCGCGCGGATGCTCGAGGGGGAGGACGAGGCGGAGGTCGGCACGTTGTTCCACGCCGCGTCGGTCGAGGTGTCGGTGGCGCAGGCCACCGCGGAGCGCCTCGAGGCGGCGGTCGAGGACCTCGAGATCGAGGTGCATCCCGGCGCCCCCGACCTGTACCCCTACCTCCTCGTCCTCGAGTAG
- the pyrF gene encoding orotidine-5'-phosphate decarboxylase produces MPPDDGDDPRTPFVEALHARMEALGTAVCMGIDPRPHAHPSTHPDRFGGDGAQVAKAVTAYHRAQLEAAADHLACVKFQAAFFERLGIPGWIGLAQLLVDARTLGLPAILDAKRGDVGSTADAYADAYLRDGPFVADALTVNPYLGMDALEPFAAAAEAEGRGLFALVRTSNPGGADLQDLALADGRSVADHVADLWTARAREGRLDVRGYGPFGAVVGGTHPDALARARARLPHAVLLVPGYGAQGADATDVAAAFDADGFGAVVSASRSLTHAGGDDPAASARTAAAAMQRAVRDAVAARGP; encoded by the coding sequence GTGCCCCCCGACGACGGCGACGATCCCCGGACACCGTTCGTCGAGGCGCTCCACGCCCGCATGGAGGCGCTCGGGACGGCGGTTTGCATGGGGATCGACCCGCGGCCGCACGCGCATCCCTCGACCCACCCGGACCGGTTCGGGGGGGACGGCGCGCAGGTCGCGAAGGCCGTCACGGCCTACCACCGGGCCCAACTGGAGGCGGCGGCGGACCACCTGGCGTGCGTGAAGTTCCAAGCGGCGTTCTTCGAGCGGCTCGGCATCCCCGGCTGGATCGGCCTCGCGCAACTCCTGGTCGACGCCCGGACGCTCGGGCTGCCCGCCATCCTCGACGCGAAACGCGGCGACGTCGGCAGTACCGCCGACGCCTACGCCGACGCGTACCTCCGCGACGGTCCGTTCGTCGCCGACGCCCTCACGGTGAACCCGTACCTCGGGATGGACGCACTGGAGCCGTTCGCGGCGGCGGCGGAGGCGGAGGGCCGCGGGCTGTTCGCCCTGGTCCGTACCAGCAACCCCGGCGGCGCGGACCTGCAGGACCTCGCGCTGGCCGACGGACGCTCCGTCGCCGACCACGTCGCCGACCTGTGGACCGCCCGCGCGCGGGAGGGACGCCTCGACGTCCGCGGGTACGGGCCGTTCGGGGCGGTGGTGGGCGGGACGCATCCGGACGCCCTCGCCCGCGCGCGGGCGCGTCTCCCCCACGCGGTCCTGCTCGTGCCCGGCTACGGTGCGCAGGGGGCGGACGCGACCGACGTCGCCGCCGCCTTCGACGCCGACGGGTTCGGGGCGGTCGTGAGCGCCAGTCGGAGCCTCACGCACGCGGGCGGGGACGACCCCGCCGCCAGCGCTCGGACGGCGGCGGCCGCCATGCAGCGCGCCGTGCGGGACGCGGTCGCTGCACGCGGCCCCTGA
- the secA gene encoding preprotein translocase subunit SecA, producing the protein MLGFLQKMFDGNDREVGRLENEVVGAVNALEADMEAVDDLVAAYAALRARREGGETLEALLPESFALTRESAKRYLGLRHYDVQLIGAAALHYGRIAEMKTGEGKTLVATLALVLNALDGMGSHLVTTNDYLARTGAEWMGPVYRGLGLTAGVIEHGHDNATRREMYRRDVTYITNSELGFDYLRDNMALRPDQLVLREETPMHYAIIDEVDSILIDEARTPLIISGPAEVATDKYFTMAKVAKQLERGEPGEGEDVPPTGDYTADGKTKDVHLTEQGIAKAEDLLKIDDIFSHENMELGHMLRQALRAKEHYAIDQQYVKDEAGGIVIVDEFTGRLMPGRRFGEGLHQAIEAKEGVKIERENQTLATVTYQNFFKLYDKIAGMTGTAKTDEKEFQEIYESDVLVIPTNEPVVRKDFEDVVYRTVQGKFEAVVEEIAEIHATGQPILVGTVTIEASETLATMLKRRGIPHEVLNAKFHDREAEIVSQAGRSGAVTISTNMAGRGTDIVLGGNPEALGRQLLAREGFDRYDSDTELLIKSVMRDRMDDAQAIARRLEGLPPDVLSKLERLRDEARADQEKVLAAGGLHIIGTERHEARRIDNQLRGRSGRQGDPGSSRFYVSFEDDLMQLFASERVLGMMDRLGMDDTQPIEAKMVSGAIERAQKRVEDRNLGIRKQLLEYDNVMSKQREVIYKQRRDILLGNDIADDVQDMIAEYVDAQVQATLNPQLEPEEMEIGELRQAILDALPPLEGFDFERLRGMDPDDATDLLVPEIEAAYAAREAEFGSALMRDLERYIVLQTVDQHWKEHLHAMDVLRQGIGLRGYGQRNPLQEYAFEGYNLFEEMKATIRLNVAKLLFRVQVQSDTSLERTETRRNVTYDDGGTPAGLAALTGAARGGQAQSKTKPVEVGDKVGRNDPCPCGSGKKYKHCHGRAAA; encoded by the coding sequence ATGCTCGGATTCCTGCAGAAGATGTTCGACGGCAACGACCGCGAGGTCGGCCGCCTCGAGAACGAGGTGGTCGGCGCGGTCAACGCGCTCGAAGCGGACATGGAGGCGGTCGACGACCTCGTCGCGGCCTACGCCGCACTGAGGGCCCGCCGCGAGGGCGGCGAGACCCTCGAGGCGCTCCTGCCCGAGTCGTTCGCGCTCACGCGCGAATCCGCGAAGCGCTACCTGGGCCTGCGGCACTACGACGTGCAGTTGATCGGGGCGGCGGCGCTCCACTACGGCCGCATCGCGGAGATGAAGACCGGGGAGGGCAAGACCCTCGTCGCGACGTTGGCGTTGGTCCTGAACGCCTTGGACGGCATGGGGAGCCACCTGGTCACCACGAACGACTACCTGGCGCGGACCGGCGCGGAGTGGATGGGGCCGGTCTATCGCGGCTTGGGGTTGACGGCCGGCGTCATCGAGCACGGGCACGACAACGCCACGCGGCGCGAGATGTACCGCCGCGACGTCACCTACATCACGAACTCGGAGTTGGGCTTCGACTACCTGCGCGACAACATGGCGTTGCGCCCCGACCAGCTCGTGCTGCGTGAAGAGACGCCGATGCACTACGCGATCATCGACGAGGTCGACTCGATCCTCATCGACGAGGCGCGCACGCCGTTGATCATCTCCGGTCCCGCGGAGGTCGCCACCGACAAGTACTTCACGATGGCGAAGGTCGCCAAGCAGCTCGAGCGGGGCGAGCCGGGCGAGGGGGAGGACGTCCCCCCCACCGGTGACTACACGGCGGACGGCAAGACGAAGGACGTCCACCTCACCGAGCAGGGCATCGCCAAGGCGGAGGACCTGCTGAAGATCGACGACATCTTCAGTCACGAGAACATGGAGCTCGGCCACATGCTGCGCCAGGCGTTGCGGGCGAAGGAGCACTACGCCATCGACCAGCAGTACGTGAAGGACGAGGCGGGCGGCATCGTCATCGTCGACGAGTTCACCGGCCGTCTGATGCCCGGGCGTCGCTTCGGGGAGGGCCTGCACCAAGCGATCGAAGCGAAGGAGGGCGTCAAGATCGAGCGGGAGAACCAGACGCTCGCGACGGTGACGTACCAGAACTTCTTCAAGCTCTACGACAAGATCGCCGGGATGACGGGGACCGCGAAGACCGACGAGAAGGAGTTCCAGGAGATCTACGAAAGCGACGTCCTCGTGATCCCCACCAACGAGCCGGTCGTCCGCAAGGACTTCGAGGACGTCGTCTACCGCACGGTGCAGGGCAAGTTCGAAGCGGTCGTCGAAGAGATCGCGGAGATCCACGCGACCGGCCAACCGATCCTCGTCGGCACCGTCACCATCGAGGCGTCGGAGACGCTCGCGACGATGCTGAAGCGGCGCGGCATCCCGCACGAGGTGCTGAACGCGAAGTTCCACGACCGCGAAGCGGAGATCGTGTCGCAGGCCGGCCGGAGTGGGGCCGTGACGATCAGCACCAACATGGCGGGGCGCGGGACCGACATCGTGCTCGGGGGGAACCCCGAAGCGCTCGGTCGGCAGCTGCTGGCGCGCGAGGGGTTCGACCGCTACGACAGCGACACGGAGTTGTTGATCAAGTCGGTCATGCGCGACCGCATGGACGACGCGCAGGCGATCGCCCGCCGCCTCGAGGGGCTCCCCCCCGACGTGCTCTCGAAGCTCGAACGCCTCCGCGACGAGGCCCGCGCCGACCAGGAGAAGGTCCTCGCGGCGGGCGGCCTGCACATCATCGGGACCGAACGGCACGAGGCGCGCCGCATCGACAACCAGTTGCGCGGCCGCTCCGGCCGGCAGGGCGACCCCGGCTCCAGCCGCTTCTACGTCTCCTTCGAGGACGACCTCATGCAGCTCTTCGCCAGCGAGCGGGTGCTCGGCATGATGGACCGCCTGGGGATGGACGACACCCAACCGATCGAAGCGAAGATGGTGTCCGGCGCCATCGAACGCGCCCAGAAACGCGTCGAGGACCGCAACCTGGGGATCCGCAAGCAGCTGCTCGAGTACGACAACGTCATGAGCAAGCAGCGCGAAGTGATCTACAAGCAGCGGCGCGACATCCTGCTCGGCAACGACATCGCCGACGACGTCCAGGACATGATCGCGGAGTACGTCGACGCGCAGGTGCAAGCCACCCTCAACCCGCAGCTCGAGCCCGAGGAGATGGAGATCGGCGAGTTGCGCCAAGCGATCCTCGACGCCCTCCCGCCGCTCGAGGGGTTCGACTTCGAACGCCTCCGCGGCATGGATCCCGACGACGCCACGGACCTCCTGGTCCCGGAGATCGAGGCGGCGTACGCCGCGCGCGAAGCGGAGTTCGGGAGCGCCCTCATGCGCGACCTCGAGCGCTACATCGTGCTGCAGACCGTCGACCAGCACTGGAAGGAACACCTGCACGCGATGGACGTCCTGCGGCAGGGGATCGGCCTGCGCGGGTACGGCCAGCGCAACCCGCTGCAGGAGTACGCCTTCGAGGGCTACAACCTCTTCGAGGAGATGAAGGCCACCATCCGCCTGAACGTCGCGAAGTTGTTGTTCCGCGTCCAGGTGCAGAGCGACACCTCGCTCGAGCGGACCGAGACCCGCCGCAACGTCACGTACGACGACGGCGGGACCCCCGCCGGCCTCGCCGCCCTCACGGGCGCCGCGAGGGGCGGCCAGGCGCAGAGCAAGACGAAACCGGTCGAGGTGGGCGACAAGGTCGGGCGGAACGACCCGTGCCCCTGCGGCAGCGGCAAGAAGTACAAGCACTGCCACGGTCGGGCCGCCGCCTAG
- a CDS encoding RsmD family RNA methyltransferase, which yields MKDLRILGGVAKGAVLDTPRRGTRPSPSRLREAVFDALQFAPRTPFLDLYAGTGAIGLEAASRGFPVTLVERSSAAAAVLRRNARRAGLDVEVLEADALRVARDRPDAYGVTFVAPPYPDDLARIFAAVLEAGGVAPGGRWLLQHPTRFDAAAALEGPLARLGAAAPRVRRYGSNAVTEVRRP from the coding sequence GTGAAGGACCTGAGGATCCTCGGGGGCGTCGCGAAGGGCGCCGTCCTCGACACCCCGCGGCGCGGGACCCGGCCGAGCCCCTCGCGCTTGCGCGAGGCGGTGTTCGACGCGCTGCAGTTCGCGCCCCGCACCCCGTTCCTGGACCTGTACGCCGGCACCGGCGCCATCGGTCTCGAGGCCGCCAGCCGCGGCTTCCCGGTGACGCTGGTCGAACGCTCCAGCGCGGCGGCGGCGGTCCTGCGCCGCAACGCACGGCGGGCCGGCCTGGACGTCGAGGTGCTCGAGGCGGACGCGCTGCGCGTGGCGCGGGACCGGCCCGACGCATACGGCGTGACGTTCGTCGCGCCGCCCTACCCCGACGACCTCGCGCGGATCTTCGCGGCGGTCCTCGAGGCCGGCGGGGTCGCGCCCGGCGGTCGTTGGCTGCTGCAGCACCCGACGCGGTTCGACGCCGCCGCCGCCCTCGAGGGCCCCCTCGCGCGGCTCGGGGCGGCCGCGCCCCGCGTCCGCCGCTACGGCAGCAACGCCGTCACCGAGGTGCGTCGCCCTTGA